The sequence below is a genomic window from Nitrospirota bacterium.
TGAATGGAAAGACTGCGACACTCGGTATGAAGGCAGACCCTGATAAGGACCATATCAAAGTCGATGGAAGACTTATCAGTAGACCTGAGCCCAAAGTTTATATAATTCTTAATAAGCCAAAAAAATATATTACTTCTACGTATGACCCGGAAGGAAGGCCAACTATCATGGAACTTTTAAAAGGAATAAGGTTCAAAGTCTTTCCAGTAGGAAGGCTTGATTTTGACACAGAGGGCCTTCTCATCCTGACCAATGATGGAGAGCTTGCAAATGCAGTCCTGCATCCAAAAAGGAAAATTCCCAAGACTTACAGCGTAAAAGTTGATGGGATATTGGATGATGCTGATGTCATGAAACTTGAGAAAGGGATAAAACTTGAAGATGGCCTTACTGCACCATGCAGCGTTAAGAGAATAAGAAAGGCAGAGGCCAATTCATGGATAGAGATGACCATTTATGAAGGCCGCAAAAGGCAGATTAGAAGGATGCTTGATAAAATTGGACATTCTGTAATAAGGCTAAAGAGGATACGGATTAATGGCCTTGAACTCGAAGATTTGCCTCCTGGCTCCTATCGCTATTTTACAGCTGAGGAGTTAAAGAGATTCAAAACAGAAGTAATGGGCAGGTCACAAGATTTCTCCAGGAGAGGAACGGCGGGTTGAGAACTCATTTCTGCGGTGAACTTAGAGAAAGCGAGGTAAGCAGGGAAGTAGCCCTGTGTGGATGGGTTCACAGGAGGCGGGACCACGGCGGCCTGATATTCATTGACATCAGGGACCGCACAGGGCTTGTGCAAATAGTGTTTAACCCTGAAATAAGCCCTGATACTCACGAGGCTGCCCATGAAATAAAAAATGAATACGCCCTGTATATCAGAGGCGAAGTTCGAAAAAGGCCGGGAGGCACAGAAAACCCTTCATTACCAACAGGGCAGATCGAAGTCATTGTCAGAGAGCTTAGTATACTGAATGAGTCCAGTCCCCTGCCATTTTTAGTTGAGGATGACACAGACGCCTCTGAGTCCCTGAGGCTTAAATACAGATACCTCGACCTGAGAAGGCCTGCTATGCAGAAGAATATTATTATGAGGCACCGTGTAACGAAGTCAATAAGGGATTACCTTGACAGCCTCGGCTTTATTGAAGTTGAGACTCCCATGCTGACAAAAAGCACGCCTGAAGGCGCAAGGGATTATCTGGTTCCGAGCAGGGTGAATCCTGGCAGTTTTTATGCCCTGCCCCAGTCACCGCAGCTCTTCAAGCAGATTCTGATGATTTCAGGATTTGAGCGTTACTACCAGATAGTGAAGTGTTTCAGAGACGAAGACCTGAGGGCGGACAGGCAGCCGGAGTTCACGCAGATAGACTTAGAAATGTCTTTTGTAAAGAGGGAAGATATTATCAGTGTAATAGAAGGAATGATTAAAAAAGTTTTCAAAGATGTCCTCGATAAAGAGCTTGAGACCCCCTTTGAAAGATTTTCATATGGAGAGGTTCTTGACAGGTTTGGTTCAGACAAGCCTGATCTGAGATTTTCCCTTGAGCTTAAAGACATAGGAGATATTGCGCGGGAGTCTTCCTTTAATGTCTTTCTCGACGCCCTGTCAAAGGGAGGTATGGTCAGGGGTATTAATGCAAAAGGGCTTGCCAATTATTCGAGGAAGGATATCGACACCCTTACAGAGGAGGTCAAGGCTTTTGGCGCAAAGGGACTTGCCTGGGTAAAAGTCAAGCAGGGGATTGAATCTCCGATTACGAAATTTTTTCCAGAGCAACTTTTAAAAAGATTGGCTGAAAGGTTTGAGGCCGAAGAAGGCGATTTACTGCTTTTTGTTGCAGACAGCCCTCAAGTTGTTACAGAAACCCTCGGCAGACTCAGGATTGAGCTTGCAAAGAGGCTTAATTTAATCAGGGATGATGTTTATAGATTCGCATGGATTGCTGATTTTCCACTCTTTGAATGGAATGAT
It includes:
- a CDS encoding rRNA pseudouridine synthase, producing MEERLQKILSKSGIASRRKAEEMILEGRVMVNGKTATLGMKADPDKDHIKVDGRLISRPEPKVYIILNKPKKYITSTYDPEGRPTIMELLKGIRFKVFPVGRLDFDTEGLLILTNDGELANAVLHPKRKIPKTYSVKVDGILDDADVMKLEKGIKLEDGLTAPCSVKRIRKAEANSWIEMTIYEGRKRQIRRMLDKIGHSVIRLKRIRINGLELEDLPPGSYRYFTAEELKRFKTEVMGRSQDFSRRGTAG
- the aspS gene encoding aspartate--tRNA ligase, with the translated sequence MQNRSNGQVTRFLQERNGGLRTHFCGELRESEVSREVALCGWVHRRRDHGGLIFIDIRDRTGLVQIVFNPEISPDTHEAAHEIKNEYALYIRGEVRKRPGGTENPSLPTGQIEVIVRELSILNESSPLPFLVEDDTDASESLRLKYRYLDLRRPAMQKNIIMRHRVTKSIRDYLDSLGFIEVETPMLTKSTPEGARDYLVPSRVNPGSFYALPQSPQLFKQILMISGFERYYQIVKCFRDEDLRADRQPEFTQIDLEMSFVKREDIISVIEGMIKKVFKDVLDKELETPFERFSYGEVLDRFGSDKPDLRFSLELKDIGDIARESSFNVFLDALSKGGMVRGINAKGLANYSRKDIDTLTEEVKAFGAKGLAWVKVKQGIESPITKFFPEQLLKRLAERFEAEEGDLLLFVADSPQVVTETLGRLRIELAKRLNLIRDDVYRFAWIADFPLFEWNDEERRYEPMHHPFTSPVEEDLHLFLKGGNDDISKIRAQAYDIVLNGYEIGGGSIRIHRRDVQKKMFDLLNISDEEAGAKFGFLLEAFEYGAPPHGGIALGLDRLVMIMAGAHSIRDVIAFPKTQKAVCPLSNAPSQVEDKQLKELHIKLDIDLL